The following proteins are encoded in a genomic region of Mahella australiensis 50-1 BON:
- a CDS encoding helix-turn-helix domain-containing protein — protein sequence MGEIINDKWINIDEAATYLGVKPVTVRGWIRKDKGIPAHKIGKQWKFKISELDNWVKSGKSAME from the coding sequence ATGGGCGAGATTATTAATGACAAATGGATTAATATCGATGAAGCGGCTACCTATTTAGGAGTGAAACCCGTTACAGTAAGAGGTTGGATAAGGAAAGACAAAGGAATTCCTGCCCACAAAATAGGAAAGCAGTGGAAATTTAAAATCTCAGAACTTGATAATTGGGTTAAAAGCGGAAAAAGTGCTATGGAATAA
- the rlmD gene encoding 23S rRNA (uracil(1939)-C(5))-methyltransferase RlmD, whose amino-acid sequence MGIPVKVDSVYEVVIEDIGTDGEGIGHIAGFTVFVPRAVIGDRVSVKIDKVGKRYAVGHIESVVEPSDYRIQPLCPVANRCGGCHIQAMAYDAQLAYKTRHVKDALQRIGGFDDVSVLDTIGMERPWHYRNKAQLPVGVFSGRPVMGFFAAGTHDIVDIDTCPIQHPAVDAAIKAVKDYVSSYNVAVYDEMTGKGLLRHIMVRVGFNSGQVMVVPVINGDSIPHAKEFTDMLRQNIDGLASVVLNINRRRTNVILGSQCKVIYGNDHIMDTLCGLTFKISPLSFFQVNPRQTEVLYTKAIEYAGLDGTQTVLDAYCGIGTISLIAAQKAAKIYGIEEIQQAVDDARENARLNDISNVEFICAKAEDAIGRFIEDKVRIDVIIMDPPRKGCDKGFLETAVRLCPERMVYVSCNPATLARDMRFLADHGYKATAVQPVDMFPHTTHVETVVLMSRVEK is encoded by the coding sequence ATGGGTATACCGGTAAAAGTTGATAGTGTATATGAGGTAGTTATAGAGGATATAGGTACCGACGGCGAAGGCATAGGCCATATAGCGGGCTTTACCGTCTTCGTTCCGAGGGCCGTTATAGGCGACAGAGTATCAGTTAAGATAGACAAGGTAGGTAAGCGATATGCCGTAGGCCATATAGAGTCTGTCGTGGAACCGTCCGACTATCGCATACAGCCACTATGCCCGGTGGCGAATCGCTGTGGCGGATGCCATATACAAGCCATGGCCTACGATGCCCAATTGGCTTATAAAACGCGGCATGTGAAGGATGCATTGCAGCGCATAGGCGGCTTTGACGATGTATCCGTATTGGATACTATAGGAATGGAGAGGCCGTGGCACTATAGAAACAAAGCGCAATTGCCTGTGGGCGTTTTTTCCGGCAGGCCGGTTATGGGCTTTTTTGCTGCAGGTACGCACGATATAGTTGACATAGATACCTGTCCCATACAGCATCCGGCGGTTGATGCTGCGATAAAGGCGGTCAAAGATTATGTCAGCAGTTATAATGTAGCCGTGTACGACGAAATGACGGGTAAAGGCCTGCTGCGTCACATAATGGTGCGCGTTGGCTTTAACAGCGGACAGGTAATGGTGGTTCCGGTTATAAACGGTGATTCGATACCACATGCTAAGGAGTTTACGGATATGCTGCGGCAAAACATCGATGGCCTCGCATCGGTGGTACTGAATATAAACCGTCGGCGTACCAACGTCATATTGGGCAGCCAATGTAAGGTGATATATGGCAATGACCATATAATGGATACATTGTGTGGCCTGACGTTTAAGATATCGCCTCTGTCGTTCTTCCAGGTAAACCCCAGGCAAACCGAGGTATTGTACACAAAAGCCATCGAATATGCCGGTTTGGATGGTACACAGACCGTACTCGACGCCTATTGTGGCATAGGCACCATATCGCTGATAGCTGCTCAAAAAGCCGCCAAAATATATGGCATAGAGGAGATACAACAGGCCGTTGACGATGCACGCGAGAACGCGCGGCTGAACGACATAAGTAACGTCGAGTTTATATGCGCCAAGGCAGAGGATGCCATAGGCCGGTTTATTGAGGATAAGGTGCGCATAGACGTCATAATAATGGATCCGCCGCGCAAGGGTTGCGACAAGGGCTTTTTGGAAACAGCTGTCCGGTTATGTCCAGAAAGGATGGTATACGTGTCGTGCAATCCGGCTACTCTAGCCCGTGATATGCGCTTCCTTGCGGACCATGGCTATAAAGCTACAGCAGTCCAACCCGTAGACATGTTCCCGCATACCACACATGTTGAGACGGTGGTATTGATGTCAAGGGTCGAGAAATAG
- a CDS encoding N-6 DNA methylase, with protein sequence MKKSELYPLLLESCNKLRGGVEPARYKDYVLVLLFFKYVSDRYKGQPFAEFKISDGASFDDLIKAKGKSDVGERVDKIIQKFLEDNKLQGALPDVSFNNPDELGYGKELVDKVSGLIAVFQNPAIDFKNNRASGDDIIGDAYEYFMMKFAQESGKSKGQFYTPSEVSRIIARLIGIGNIKQMPTKKWTLYDPAAGSGSLLIRAADEAPVDENGDSIVTIFGQEKDIATAGLARMNLILHHKGTGEIKKGNTLVSPAFTDDFGELKKFDFIVMNPPFSDKSWSDGIKATEDKYKRFDGYGIPPEKNGDYAWFLHVLKSLDDNGKAGIIMPHGILFRGNSEETIRIAILRKRYIKGIISLPANLFYGTGIPACIVIIDKENADTRDGIFLIDASRGFKKDGNKNRLREQDIEKIVRTFINQEEIEGYSRFVKYSDILEKNAGNLNVSRYIQKIDDTLPQNIAAHLKGGIPGTDIDSLKRLWSISPALKQKIFTCTDNQQNIYYLAIPTENIEEAIWQDVNVQNEKKKEVDTMFTQWRNAVKSILLNINSETNPKQLIRAISSMLLDTYKSALLLDNYDVYDCLLNYWNAKLQDDVYAIKAYGYEAGREIEYEYVQKKVKDESGETVSVDDTSKVKSFDGALIPREIIETSYFPEDLNAINALAEQSTALKAELDEMREEESGDDGLLKEVLNENEDGIPKTNLIKRLKELDSKKTSVAMDAMTKLMTLFDEDKTDEMEVLISKTPELAKFDIRNKNGTFGKAKLKAAFKLAMDSAVVPEIYKEEYDALLAYQAKMIKKEETDKAIKEAQKALDDKVQAKYVELTVDEIKHLLFNMKWMAKLEADIKDEIEQVLNTMSAKVLLIAKRYEHTLGEIEEKAEASRKAVMAALERMGYKW encoded by the coding sequence GTGAAAAAATCAGAATTGTATCCCCTTTTGTTGGAGTCTTGTAATAAATTAAGGGGCGGCGTTGAACCGGCTCGGTATAAAGATTATGTGCTTGTGTTGTTGTTCTTTAAGTATGTATCGGACAGGTATAAAGGACAACCGTTCGCAGAGTTTAAAATTAGTGATGGCGCGTCTTTTGATGATTTAATCAAAGCAAAAGGAAAGAGTGACGTTGGAGAACGTGTAGACAAAATTATCCAGAAATTCTTGGAGGACAACAAACTGCAAGGCGCACTTCCTGATGTCAGCTTTAATAATCCGGATGAGCTGGGTTATGGCAAGGAATTGGTGGACAAGGTATCCGGCTTAATTGCTGTATTCCAGAATCCGGCGATTGACTTCAAGAATAACAGAGCAAGTGGGGATGATATCATCGGGGATGCTTATGAATACTTTATGATGAAGTTTGCCCAGGAATCTGGTAAGAGCAAAGGACAGTTCTACACGCCGAGTGAGGTTTCCCGTATTATTGCAAGACTGATCGGGATTGGTAATATTAAGCAGATGCCAACAAAGAAATGGACCTTATATGATCCAGCAGCAGGTAGCGGCAGTCTACTGATTCGTGCCGCAGATGAAGCGCCGGTAGATGAAAATGGCGATTCGATTGTAACCATTTTCGGGCAAGAGAAGGATATCGCTACGGCTGGCCTAGCAAGGATGAATCTGATTCTCCACCATAAAGGTACAGGTGAAATTAAAAAAGGCAACACCCTAGTTTCCCCCGCTTTTACAGACGATTTTGGAGAGCTCAAAAAGTTTGACTTTATTGTCATGAACCCCCCCTTCTCGGACAAATCATGGAGCGATGGTATCAAAGCAACAGAAGATAAATATAAACGTTTTGACGGATACGGCATCCCTCCCGAAAAGAATGGTGACTATGCCTGGTTTTTACACGTTTTAAAATCACTTGATGACAATGGCAAAGCAGGCATCATCATGCCTCACGGCATATTGTTCAGAGGTAATTCTGAAGAAACAATCCGCATTGCTATTCTTAGAAAACGATATATTAAAGGCATTATCAGCTTACCGGCGAATCTCTTTTACGGCACAGGGATTCCCGCCTGCATTGTTATCATTGATAAAGAGAATGCGGATACAAGAGATGGAATTTTCTTAATAGATGCCAGCCGTGGTTTTAAGAAGGATGGTAATAAAAATAGACTACGTGAGCAGGACATTGAGAAGATAGTCCGGACCTTTATAAACCAAGAAGAAATTGAAGGCTATTCCCGTTTTGTAAAATATTCAGATATTCTGGAGAAAAATGCTGGCAATTTAAATGTATCGCGTTATATACAAAAAATTGACGATACGTTGCCACAGAATATTGCTGCACACTTAAAAGGCGGCATTCCGGGAACAGACATTGACTCGCTTAAAAGACTTTGGAGTATTTCTCCGGCTTTGAAACAAAAAATCTTCACTTGTACTGACAACCAACAAAATATTTACTACCTTGCCATCCCTACTGAAAATATAGAGGAAGCCATTTGGCAGGATGTTAATGTGCAAAACGAGAAGAAAAAAGAAGTTGATACAATGTTTACACAATGGCGCAATGCTGTTAAAAGCATCCTGCTGAATATTAACAGTGAAACGAACCCTAAGCAACTTATTCGCGCCATCTCCTCCATGCTTTTGGATACATATAAATCAGCGCTACTTCTTGATAATTATGACGTTTACGATTGCTTGTTGAATTACTGGAATGCAAAGCTGCAGGATGATGTATATGCTATCAAAGCTTATGGTTACGAGGCCGGTAGAGAAATTGAATACGAGTATGTACAGAAAAAAGTCAAAGATGAGAGCGGCGAAACTGTTTCCGTAGATGATACTTCGAAAGTGAAATCCTTTGATGGCGCTTTAATACCAAGAGAAATCATTGAGACATCATATTTTCCAGAAGACCTCAATGCTATAAATGCTTTAGCAGAGCAGTCTACAGCTTTGAAAGCCGAATTGGATGAAATGCGAGAAGAAGAATCCGGTGACGACGGGTTACTTAAGGAAGTGCTCAATGAGAATGAAGATGGCATCCCGAAGACGAATCTTATTAAGCGGCTAAAGGAATTGGATAGTAAGAAAACCTCTGTGGCTATGGACGCCATGACAAAGCTGATGACTCTATTTGATGAGGATAAAACCGACGAGATGGAGGTACTAATTAGTAAAACTCCGGAACTGGCTAAATTCGATATCAGAAACAAGAATGGAACTTTCGGAAAAGCCAAGCTAAAAGCAGCATTTAAGCTTGCTATGGATTCAGCAGTTGTTCCCGAGATATATAAAGAAGAGTACGATGCTTTACTTGCGTACCAGGCTAAAATGATAAAGAAAGAAGAAACGGACAAAGCTATAAAAGAAGCGCAAAAGGCTCTTGATGACAAGGTGCAAGCAAAATACGTAGAGCTGACTGTGGATGAAATCAAACATCTGCTCTTTAATATGAAGTGGATGGCAAAGCTGGAAGCGGATATTAAAGATGAGATTGAACAGGTGCTAAATACTATGTCTGCTAAGGTGTTGCTTATTGCAAAGCGATATGAGCATACACTTGGAGAAATTGAAGAAAAGGCGGAAGCATCAAGAAAAGCGGTTATGGCAGCTTTGGAGAGGATGGGATACAAATGGTAA